Within the Salvia hispanica cultivar TCC Black 2014 chromosome 4, UniMelb_Shisp_WGS_1.0, whole genome shotgun sequence genome, the region TTATCAAAATTAGGGCTGTAATCAACTTCATGTAATGTAAACATACTTCaatttgcatatttatattaaaattgtaaagaaaatgattaatatttGCAAAGTGTATCTTTACTATGCTCAGAAAGCTTGTAAGTATTCGATAAGTTGAACTAGGCTTCAACACACACTTCCTGCATACATTCATTTCTCGGGAAATTAGCTTAGAAGCTAGGACTTTATTGGGTTTGGATATGGGTAATGATCACAGATATGGAAAGGTCAAGTGCAGACTGAATTTGCTCACCTTGTGACTCTCTTTGTTCACCTCTCCTCTGCCGGTCAGTTGAAATGGAGAGAGTTAACAATTGTCATCCAGGGTGTGTTTTATGCTGAGTGTATTTTATCTTGAATGTATTTGAGTTTCATGGGATACCGATCTCGACAAGtatgatatgaaattcttcattttttcttgaaatggaGTTCTACACAGTGACACAATTCCTAATGTATTTGCAAGAAAGCTACAAAATGTTTCTAAGCAAATTATTGCTTTGGTTGTTATGATTATACCTCAATACAGCATCACCTTTAGCTTGTTTCAAATGTGCATCTGATTGCTTCTTGTTATCAAACTTGTTGTCGTATCCATAATGTGGTATGAACTTGTTtgtatgtgtgtatatatattgaacAATTACTGCTCTGGATCGCTCAAACATAGAAGGCGCATTAGGTGTCTTGCCTCAGTTGCGTGATCTGGTAGATTAAAAGAGTGAAACTAAACCATTGGGAGTCAAAGATATGCCTGAGGAATTCATCCCCTTCTTTTTATTAGTAACATAATCATATATacttcatactccctccatcccacaagaGTCTGCCCAATATTCACAACGTTTGTGGTCAAACAGCATTTTTTGTTCGATTGAGAAAAACAAGTTcttcaaatataaatgtatatttcCCATGCTGGTATTTGCTAATTAGATTTACTGTTTTCCATTTGCACTGTTAGTCTCAGCTCTCAGGTTTGAGTCTCTGCCTTTTTATCTCCTTACATATTGGAATGAAAAATTTATCGTTTATTACTCAGATATTTGAGGATATAAAGACTAAAATACATGGAAGAATAAATGTTGTTAACTCATACAAGCTGGGAACATATTTCCTCAAATTGCAGCAGTTAATCTCTAAGAAAATTCTGGTGTTTTTGTGAGCTATTACACTATTCTGCATGCATTAGGGTTTTCCTCACTGAACATTGATGTtacatttccatttccatggCTCCCACCGTAGTGATCCCGACTATAGTTTCCGGGTATACTATAAGAAGAGTATCTAGGAGGTGGTGACTCGGGATATGCATATTCGGTAACATATGGAGATGGCCTGTATATGTTTTGGCTGTGTGTTGCATAAACAGGCTGAGGTGGTTGAGATTGCTCACTCTCCCCTTGTAGTCCTGGGCCCCAGCTGCTGTCAGGTCTGATATGAGTCGAGGGCGAGGGTCTTGGTGGTGACCTGGGATATGCATAACCGGTCACATAAGGTGATGGCTTGTATGTGTTATAGCTGTGTGTTGCATACACAGGTTGTGGTAGTTGTTGCTGTAGTGGTTGTTGTGGTTGTGGCTGCTCGTCTCTGAACCTTGGACCACTATAGTGATCGGGTCTAGCGTTGTATGTGTATGTGGGAGGCGGTGATTGTGGTGGTTGTGGTTGTGGTTGTGGTTGTTGTTGTGGTTGTGGTTGTGGAGGTTGTGGTTGCAGTTGTGGTGGCTCTTCTTTGAACCGCGGATCGCTATAGGGATTGGGTCTCGTGTCGTACGAGTATCTGGGAGGTGGTGGCCGAGGATATGCATATTCAGTTACATGTGGAGATGGTCTATATGTGTTGTAGCTCTGCACATAAACCGGTG harbors:
- the LOC125219208 gene encoding extensin-like produces the protein MVPEMEKPQVTEIKVRMDCNGCVQKIKKALQVVSGIQGIEVDFAQQKLTITGWAEPEKLVKAIRKTRKSAVICVHTEEAGPLEGEEEASPQPEPTNQPGETEAAPQDEPPPPLQPENPPAYHQQTRPYGAEEVHVVYHHPPDHGYGRPWNAYPGFGDESHQPPPPVYVQSYNTYRPSPHVTEYAYPRPPPPRYSYDTRPNPYSDPRFKEEPPQLQPQPPQPQPQQQPQPQPQPPQSPPPTYTYNARPDHYSGPRFRDEQPQPQQPLQQQLPQPVYATHSYNTYKPSPYVTGYAYPRSPPRPSPSTHIRPDSSWGPGLQGESEQSQPPQPVYATHSQNIYRPSPYVTEYAYPESPPPRYSSYSIPGNYSRDHYGGSHGNGNVTSMFSEENPNACRIV